A genomic region of Ignavibacteria bacterium contains the following coding sequences:
- a CDS encoding T9SS type A sorting domain-containing protein has protein sequence MKNKLFILLVLVLSFNVSAQNFYTVVSPFVESELNDVFMVNQDIGWIVGNKGIILYTSDGGLNWVKKYSQFNYDLLKVFFIDQTKGWIGTANGRILITTNGGNDWTEVVISPDFTYFDAIYFTTPDVGHISIGKYKAVYIMRTTDGGFTWTKKDSLVSATTASRWYDIDFYDENLGVIVGDKKDAQRYTTDGGQTWLKSTPINDNFFRDQRTVHWLNSTDVISLGEGNEFWGVVTPIYKSTDGGKNWIKKTQYPQPTYDRVRDAYFKNSSEGIAVGSNGFSFAYITRTTDGGETWNASFLTYSFGLKAISGYGDKLVVLGTGSHILVSNDFGNSWQLYRQFTPTPVYAIQFVGNKGFAVTRYSDFYYSEDPSGDIWNFRSIPPMWESVAMQFLDENTGFILKENRHIVKTTDGGESWRTVLEPVAFNARNRVGGISFPTNQIGYAWMSLNDYPEYYVYKTTDGGESWFQLKLLNGPGYISGNIAFFDENTGIIAGPQRWMMRTTNGGIDWDTVFNFHSFPSHLTKKDFKDIFVVNENKAWVVGIGYICYTTDKGLNWYYVNHNINGIDSSFYTVNFFGDTLGYVACYDGTILKTTDGGLSWTVDLSLKNSAIIFSAAINNSGRAFFGTSDGRLIATEKITSVNEPYNDLKDFDLSYNYPNPFNSTTKIRFTIPADGNGIKNVKLEVFDLLGRRISTLVDRQLHSGTYEVELNMDNLTFSSSDEKASNVFFYRLMVDNRITTKKMIYLK, from the coding sequence ATGAAAAATAAGTTATTCATTTTACTTGTGCTTGTTCTTAGTTTTAATGTTTCGGCTCAGAATTTCTACACTGTTGTTTCACCTTTTGTTGAGAGCGAATTAAATGATGTATTCATGGTTAATCAGGATATTGGCTGGATTGTAGGGAATAAAGGCATCATTCTTTATACTTCAGATGGCGGTTTGAATTGGGTAAAGAAATATTCTCAATTTAATTACGACTTATTAAAAGTGTTTTTTATTGATCAAACAAAAGGTTGGATTGGAACAGCAAACGGCAGAATTTTAATTACAACAAACGGAGGAAATGACTGGACTGAAGTAGTTATTTCTCCCGACTTCACATACTTTGATGCAATTTATTTTACAACTCCTGATGTGGGGCATATATCTATTGGTAAATATAAAGCTGTTTATATTATGCGAACAACCGACGGAGGCTTTACCTGGACAAAAAAAGATTCGCTAGTTTCTGCTACAACTGCATCAAGATGGTATGATATAGATTTTTATGATGAAAATCTCGGAGTGATAGTAGGAGATAAGAAAGACGCTCAAAGATATACAACTGATGGCGGGCAGACCTGGCTTAAGTCTACTCCGATTAACGATAATTTTTTCCGTGATCAAAGAACTGTTCACTGGCTAAATTCAACAGATGTAATTTCTTTAGGTGAAGGGAATGAATTCTGGGGAGTGGTTACTCCAATTTATAAATCAACTGATGGCGGGAAAAACTGGATTAAAAAAACACAATATCCACAACCGACTTATGATCGTGTTCGTGATGCTTACTTTAAAAATTCTTCTGAAGGAATCGCAGTTGGTAGTAATGGATTCTCTTTCGCTTACATCACTCGTACAACAGATGGTGGTGAAACATGGAACGCATCTTTTTTAACTTATTCATTTGGATTGAAGGCAATTTCTGGTTATGGTGATAAATTAGTTGTTCTCGGTACAGGCTCTCATATCTTAGTGTCAAATGATTTCGGAAACAGCTGGCAGCTTTATCGTCAATTCACACCGACACCTGTTTATGCAATTCAATTTGTTGGTAATAAAGGTTTTGCCGTTACTCGTTACAGCGATTTTTATTATTCAGAAGATCCTTCAGGTGATATCTGGAATTTTAGATCAATTCCACCAATGTGGGAATCTGTGGCTATGCAATTTCTTGATGAAAACACTGGATTTATATTGAAAGAAAATCGTCATATAGTTAAAACAACGGACGGCGGAGAAAGCTGGAGAACAGTTCTCGAACCCGTGGCCTTCAATGCAAGAAATCGGGTCGGTGGAATTTCCTTTCCGACAAATCAAATTGGTTATGCCTGGATGAGTTTGAATGATTATCCTGAATATTATGTCTATAAAACCACTGATGGAGGAGAAAGCTGGTTTCAATTAAAATTATTAAATGGACCTGGATACATCTCCGGCAACATTGCATTCTTTGATGAGAACACCGGAATTATTGCAGGACCACAACGTTGGATGATGCGAACTACTAACGGCGGAATTGATTGGGATACTGTTTTTAATTTTCATTCGTTCCCTTCTCATTTAACGAAAAAAGATTTTAAAGACATTTTTGTTGTAAATGAAAATAAAGCCTGGGTAGTCGGTATTGGTTATATCTGCTATACAACCGATAAGGGTCTTAACTGGTATTATGTGAATCATAATATCAATGGAATTGATTCAAGCTTTTATACTGTAAACTTTTTTGGAGATACACTCGGTTATGTCGCTTGTTACGATGGGACAATCTTGAAAACAACGGATGGTGGACTTAGCTGGACGGTTGATCTTTCACTAAAAAATTCGGCAATAATTTTTTCTGCAGCTATTAATAATTCTGGCAGAGCGTTTTTTGGAACTTCAGATGGAAGATTGATAGCAACTGAAAAAATTACTTCGGTTAATGAGCCTTATAATGACTTAAAAGATTTTGATTTAAGTTACAATTATCCAAATCCATTTAACTCAACGACAAAAATTAGATTTACAATCCCAGCCGATG
- a CDS encoding DUF4876 domain-containing protein yields the protein MKRILQISLLLISSISIFSCSQIVDFESKPVAMERKQVFRIRLVDQSGYMMSLFGSDAVRNAQVFLKSNLLGEEYNLVTDTNGVVEISGIVSDKYLVSASRIMSPDEMELITGYRISNHKLMNKTVKIVQLRADADEIIEVPMDVVIGGSPIVISEIYACGPPGSGLYYHDKYVEVYNQTDSVIYLDGIIVAVVYASSYLGQNYVDDPEFVHSKNVWIFPGNGTDYPLSPGEFAVCAEDAIDHRINAPNSVDLSNVKFEFYKDDAPDIDNPLVPNMIKIYQSAGNDWLIGGEQGAIVIAKMSIDSLQWFGDQLLIPYRYVLDGVEYLKDPMKLENKILNHSIDGGGTGGIQFYTGKSMERIALNVEGRMVLKDDNNSSVDFVVINKPTPEFHYTKPKKRK from the coding sequence ATGAAAAGAATTTTGCAAATAAGTTTATTGTTAATTTCTTCTATTTCAATTTTCTCCTGTTCTCAAATAGTTGATTTTGAAAGCAAACCAGTTGCAATGGAGAGGAAGCAAGTTTTTAGAATTCGTCTGGTTGATCAATCCGGCTATATGATGAGTTTGTTCGGTAGTGATGCAGTAAGGAATGCTCAGGTATTTTTGAAGTCAAATCTTCTGGGTGAAGAATATAATTTGGTAACGGATACGAATGGGGTAGTTGAAATTTCAGGGATTGTTTCGGATAAATACTTAGTCTCAGCATCAAGAATAATGAGTCCTGATGAAATGGAATTGATTACAGGCTACAGAATTTCGAATCATAAACTAATGAATAAAACTGTGAAAATCGTCCAGCTTCGGGCTGATGCTGATGAAATTATTGAAGTTCCAATGGATGTTGTGATTGGTGGCTCACCAATTGTAATAAGTGAAATTTACGCCTGTGGGCCGCCGGGCTCAGGATTGTATTATCATGATAAGTATGTAGAAGTTTATAATCAAACTGATTCAGTGATTTATCTCGATGGGATTATTGTGGCTGTAGTTTATGCGAGCAGTTATCTCGGTCAAAATTATGTTGATGATCCTGAGTTTGTTCATTCTAAAAATGTCTGGATTTTTCCGGGAAATGGGACTGACTATCCGCTTTCTCCGGGTGAATTTGCTGTGTGTGCTGAAGATGCAATTGATCATAGAATTAATGCGCCAAACAGTGTTGATCTCTCAAATGTAAAATTTGAATTCTATAAAGATGATGCACCTGATATTGATAATCCTCTGGTTCCGAATATGATTAAAATTTATCAATCAGCTGGCAATGATTGGTTAATCGGCGGTGAGCAGGGCGCAATTGTAATTGCAAAAATGTCAATCGACTCGCTTCAATGGTTTGGCGATCAACTCTTAATTCCTTATCGATACGTACTTGATGGTGTTGAATATTTGAAAGATCCAATGAAACTTGAAAACAAAATCTTAAATCACTCAATTGATGGTGGCGGAACTGGCGGAATTCAGTTTTATACAGGCAAATCAATGGAAAGAATTGCTTTAAATGTGGAAGGAAGAATGGTTCTAAAAGATGATAATAATTCATCAGTTGATTTTGTTGTGATCAACAAACCTACTCCAGAATTTCACTATACAAAACCAAAGAAAAGAAAATGA